CTCGTTATGTCTTGCCAAATGGCGAGATAGGCAAATGCACATTTTGCTATGAGAGTAGGCTAGAAGAGGGCAAAGAGCCAGCTTGCGTTAGCGTCTGCCCTACAAATGCCCTAACTTTTGGCGATGTAAATGATGAAAATTCTAAAATTTCAAAGAAATTAAAAGAGAGCAAATACTACTTGCCAAAAGCGGAGCTAAACACAAAACCTTCACTTGCGATGATCGCAAATACAAAAGGAGCACATCATGAATAACATGTCAGGAAGCCTAGCTCAATACTCTGAAATTTACTGGGGCTGGCCGATAGCCGTTTATCTATTTTTAGCAGGACTTAGTGCGGGTGCTAGCATCGTTGCTGTGCTCATTTCAAAAAAGTATGGCAAAGAGAACTACTATTTTAAAGCAGCTGCTCTTATCGCTCCAGTGGCGATCGTCCTTGGACTTGCTCTTTTGGTGCTTGATCTTGGCAAGCCGCTTAGCTTTTACTGGATCTTGTTGCTTTATAACTTTGACTCAGTTATGTCAATAGGCGTTGCACTACTTTTAGTTTATACGCCTCTTAGCGTTATATATGCAGTTGGTGCATTTAAAAACGAGATTGCATTGCTTAAAATTTCTCTTTTTGATATGGTTGCAAATTTTGCTAGCAAGCTTTCAAGCCTACTTGAAATTTTGCTTTTTATCCTAGGCATTGGCGTTGGTGCATATACAGGCTTTTTGCTAAGCGCAGCTCACAAGATCGCACTTTGGAACACATCAGTCTTGCCGGTATTATTTTTAGTATCAGGCTTGAGCTGTGCTGGTGCATTTACGTTACTTGTTGGCGTGCTAAAAGATAAGGCAAAAAGGCAAAACGATATTGCACACTATTTATTAAAATTTGATTTTTTTGCGATTATCGCCGAGTTTTTACTCATAGTTGCTCTATTTATGGTTGTAAAAGGTGCAAGCACAAGTGGTGCGCAGAGCGTAGCAAATGCGCTTAGCGCAAATTCTCTTGGGCTGATGTTTTATATTGGCGTCATTGGTTTTGGTATGGCTTTACCTATCATTTTAGACTTAAGCGTT
The Campylobacter concisus DNA segment above includes these coding regions:
- the nrfD gene encoding NrfD/PsrC family molybdoenzyme membrane anchor subunit — translated: MNNMSGSLAQYSEIYWGWPIAVYLFLAGLSAGASIVAVLISKKYGKENYYFKAAALIAPVAIVLGLALLVLDLGKPLSFYWILLLYNFDSVMSIGVALLLVYTPLSVIYAVGAFKNEIALLKISLFDMVANFASKLSSLLEILLFILGIGVGAYTGFLLSAAHKIALWNTSVLPVLFLVSGLSCAGAFTLLVGVLKDKAKRQNDIAHYLLKFDFFAIIAEFLLIVALFMVVKGASTSGAQSVANALSANSLGLMFYIGVIGFGMALPIILDLSVLKVHDFKREFAVINALFVICGVFLLRCYIVYAGQIFI